In Fimbriiglobus ruber, a genomic segment contains:
- a CDS encoding 3-keto-disaccharide hydrolase has product MPTVIRSALVILSLAGPIFAARAADDKPAEKKPPALTPKELAEGWILLFDGETTFGWKKEGAANAEGGLLSVGGDKDGKITTTTAFGSGLVRWTFRQTGQKKAGMSWRGEDRSPLSASNDGSWVTEEYEPGAAGTSQITLSAPAGTRLDVKTMAFRPTGATPLFSGKDLSGWTVFPGEKYRSKFEVTKEGELHVTNGPGDLQTETKYGDFVLQLECKTNGLALNSGIFFRCIAGQYQNGYEMQIQNAYQTDNRTKPKDFGTGAIYRRVPARKVVSNDNEWFTMTLIARGSHFSTWVNGYQTVDWTDDRKSDENPRKGLRTAPGHLSIQGHDPTTDLLFRNIRIAEMK; this is encoded by the coding sequence ATGCCGACAGTGATTCGTTCCGCCCTCGTCATTCTTTCGCTCGCCGGGCCGATTTTTGCGGCCCGCGCGGCGGACGACAAACCGGCCGAGAAGAAACCGCCCGCGCTCACACCGAAGGAACTGGCCGAGGGTTGGATTCTCCTCTTCGACGGCGAAACCACGTTCGGCTGGAAGAAGGAGGGGGCCGCGAACGCGGAAGGGGGGTTGCTTTCCGTCGGCGGTGATAAAGACGGCAAAATCACCACCACGACCGCGTTCGGTTCCGGCCTGGTCCGGTGGACGTTCCGTCAGACCGGCCAAAAGAAAGCTGGGATGAGTTGGCGGGGTGAAGACCGCTCGCCTCTGAGTGCTTCAAACGACGGAAGTTGGGTGACGGAAGAATACGAACCCGGCGCCGCGGGCACTTCTCAGATCACTCTTTCGGCCCCGGCCGGCACCAGGTTGGACGTCAAAACGATGGCTTTTCGCCCGACTGGCGCCACGCCGTTGTTCAGCGGCAAGGACTTATCCGGCTGGACTGTGTTCCCTGGGGAGAAGTACCGCTCCAAGTTCGAGGTGACGAAAGAAGGCGAGTTACACGTCACGAACGGCCCCGGCGACCTGCAGACCGAAACGAAGTACGGCGACTTTGTCCTCCAACTCGAATGCAAGACGAACGGGCTCGCCCTTAACAGTGGCATCTTCTTCCGCTGCATCGCGGGGCAGTACCAGAACGGCTACGAAATGCAGATCCAGAACGCCTACCAGACCGACAACCGGACCAAGCCGAAGGACTTCGGCACCGGGGCGATCTACCGCCGCGTACCCGCACGAAAGGTCGTTTCGAACGACAACGAGTGGTTCACCATGACGCTCATCGCCCGAGGGTCACACTTCTCGACGTGGGTTAACGGTTATCAAACGGTGGACTGGACTGACGACCGGAAATCCGACGAGAACCCCCGCAAGGGCCTCCGCACCGCCCCCGGCCACCTCTCCATCCAGGGCCACGACCCGACCACCGACTTGCTGTTCCGGAATATCCGAATCGCAGAAATGAAATAA
- a CDS encoding ABC transporter permease, producing MAIGTKREEALPNRAWLPWTGFALWVAGAVVLGYLGRHYDWSPGELVLAGSAWVGVLAVAAREGVRHMFGPVFIYEVTRLGRRRFTFAIRLFYVLCVMTLLGMMFVGWLNDIGYFDYHAVDRIQPEKLSNFATRFFYVFVVVQFCVVVFLTPAYVAGTVADEKERKTLEFLLATDLRNREIIFGKLAARVTVLLMFVLAGLPVIAFLQLFGGIDPDQVLAATAATILTILGVSALGLAFSTALRRPRDAIAMTYLAATLFGILSVFIPSYVRFALAPRGYTTFTLLGYDWDYADFTDWLGAGNALYLVISMFNPRAGAGMSAAAVGAALVRYTIFWGSATALLLGYSVWQLRAVALHQSYGAPRGGGGSRAARRRAARVRPELGADPMIWKEVFAESGSRGMASRVVGAVIVCLVFGIPVVMAVVCFGDLFEFYRLFFHVSLSSESLQERWRDLVEGISGWVRMATGVFGLLAMLGAALRGAGVVSSERDKDTWVSLMSTPLSAWEMLRGKWLGCVLGLRPLYFALVVAWALALAVGAVDPPMLVVTAVALVIYVSGFAWVGIFCSITARNTLVASVRALIAAIFLAGGFWAFCGLCCAVPVELLFHSPGSHVSEGAIQILLGSTPPFVIGWMPMNGYQEREMGPFSWDYHHGIGPLSPVFGILLWVGINVGFGTAAWHAFVEATNRGRDDLAESIARGRARAKALKQKRESKRADDKGVRE from the coding sequence ATGGCTATCGGGACTAAACGGGAGGAAGCGCTGCCGAACCGGGCGTGGCTCCCGTGGACCGGGTTCGCGCTGTGGGTCGCCGGCGCGGTCGTGCTGGGCTACCTCGGTCGGCACTACGACTGGTCGCCCGGCGAACTCGTGCTGGCCGGGTCCGCCTGGGTGGGCGTCCTGGCGGTCGCCGCCCGGGAAGGCGTCCGGCACATGTTCGGGCCGGTATTCATCTATGAAGTCACCCGCCTCGGCCGCCGCCGGTTCACGTTCGCGATCCGGCTGTTCTACGTCCTCTGCGTGATGACCCTCCTGGGCATGATGTTCGTCGGGTGGCTCAACGACATCGGCTACTTCGATTACCACGCGGTCGACCGCATCCAGCCCGAGAAACTGTCGAACTTCGCGACCCGGTTTTTCTACGTGTTCGTCGTCGTCCAGTTCTGCGTCGTCGTCTTTCTCACCCCGGCGTACGTGGCCGGGACGGTGGCGGACGAGAAAGAACGGAAGACGTTGGAATTCCTGCTCGCGACCGACCTGCGGAACCGCGAGATCATTTTCGGCAAACTGGCCGCCCGCGTCACGGTCCTGCTCATGTTCGTCCTGGCCGGCCTGCCGGTGATCGCGTTCCTCCAACTGTTCGGCGGGATCGACCCGGATCAGGTTCTCGCGGCGACCGCAGCCACGATCCTGACCATACTCGGCGTCTCCGCATTGGGGCTGGCATTCTCGACCGCACTCCGGCGGCCGCGGGACGCGATCGCGATGACGTACCTGGCCGCCACCCTGTTCGGGATACTGTCCGTTTTTATTCCGTCTTACGTCCGGTTTGCTCTCGCCCCAAGGGGCTACACCACCTTCACACTGCTCGGGTACGACTGGGATTACGCGGACTTCACCGACTGGCTCGGGGCCGGCAACGCACTGTACCTCGTGATCTCGATGTTCAACCCGCGGGCCGGAGCGGGCATGTCCGCGGCCGCGGTCGGGGCGGCGCTGGTGCGGTACACCATCTTCTGGGGCTCGGCGACCGCGCTTTTGCTCGGGTATTCCGTTTGGCAGCTCCGGGCGGTCGCCCTCCATCAGAGTTACGGTGCGCCGCGGGGCGGCGGCGGGTCGCGGGCGGCCAGGCGGCGGGCGGCCCGGGTGCGGCCGGAACTCGGGGCGGACCCGATGATTTGGAAAGAAGTCTTCGCCGAATCCGGAAGTCGGGGGATGGCGAGCCGGGTCGTGGGCGCGGTCATCGTCTGTCTCGTGTTCGGCATCCCGGTCGTCATGGCCGTCGTCTGTTTCGGGGACCTGTTCGAGTTCTACCGCCTCTTCTTTCACGTCTCGCTCTCGTCCGAATCGTTGCAAGAGCGGTGGCGGGATTTGGTCGAAGGGATCAGCGGTTGGGTCCGGATGGCGACCGGCGTCTTCGGCCTGCTGGCGATGCTCGGGGCCGCCCTCCGTGGCGCGGGGGTGGTGAGCAGCGAGCGGGACAAGGACACCTGGGTGAGCCTCATGTCGACCCCGTTGTCGGCGTGGGAGATGCTCCGGGGCAAGTGGTTGGGGTGCGTACTCGGGCTGCGGCCGCTGTACTTCGCGCTCGTCGTCGCGTGGGCACTGGCGCTGGCCGTCGGGGCGGTCGACCCGCCGATGCTCGTTGTCACCGCGGTCGCTCTGGTGATTTACGTTTCGGGGTTCGCGTGGGTCGGCATCTTTTGTTCGATCACGGCCCGCAACACGCTTGTCGCGTCCGTCCGGGCGTTGATCGCGGCGATTTTTCTCGCGGGCGGGTTTTGGGCGTTCTGCGGGCTGTGTTGCGCGGTCCCGGTCGAACTCCTGTTCCATTCGCCCGGCTCTCATGTGAGCGAGGGCGCGATTCAGATTCTCCTCGGGAGTACGCCGCCGTTCGTGATCGGGTGGATGCCGATGAACGGCTACCAGGAACGGGAAATGGGGCCGTTTTCCTGGGACTACCATCACGGGATCGGTCCGCTGTCGCCGGTCTTCGGCATCCTGCTGTGGGTCGGCATCAACGTGGGATTTGGGACCGCCGCGTGGCACGCATTTGTGGAGGCCACCAACCGCGGGCGAGACGACCTGGCGGAATCCATCGCCCGGGGCCGGGCCAGGGCGAAGGCACTCAAGCAGAAGCGCGAGAGCAAGAGAGCCGACGATAAGGGCGTCAGGGAGTGA
- a CDS encoding ABC transporter permease subunit → MANGTKRDESRPDRAWLPWTGFGLWVVGAVGLGYLGRYYDRSPGELVLAGTAWVGVLGLAARESVRYMFGPVFTYEIVRLGRRWFTFAIRLFYVLCVMALLGMMFFGWLKDIGYFDGRSVVRVPPGRLSSFATNFFYTFIVVQFCVVVFLTPAYVAGTVADEKERKTLEFLLATDLRNREIIFGKLAARVTVLLMFVLAGLPVIAFLQLFGGIDPDQVLAATAATILTILGLSALGLAFSTALRRPRDAITMTYLAAALFAIISFALPAIARAYLSRSGYPTFSVLGYELNYVDVTDWFGAGNIFYVVVSILELSGGMSPAAIGAALLRYGIFWGLATALLLGYSVWRLRTVALHQSYGAPRGVSGWRARRRAARVRPAVGSDPIFWKEVHAESGGCGGLAGRVMVIFIICLVFIFPIVGFFAKFGDLFGIYRAIFNVPLSSESLQERWRDFAQVVSVWVRMATGGLGFLAMLGAAIRGAGVVSGERDKDTWVSLISTPLTAWEILRGKWLGCLLGLRPLYYALLLTWLLALAVGAVKLPMLVLTAVATAVYVSGFAWVGIFCSVAARNTLIATVRALIASIFLAGGFWVFCGLCCAAPIGLLSRSQNPDFLPGAAQFLLGCTPPFVAGWLPLNGYQDRDLVPFPWDARHGMGPLAPLFGVLLWVGFNFGLCTAALRAFESATNRTRNDPADSTDRAGAKAADIQRTREGG, encoded by the coding sequence ATGGCTAACGGGACAAAACGGGACGAATCGCGGCCGGACCGAGCGTGGCTCCCGTGGACCGGGTTCGGGCTGTGGGTTGTCGGTGCCGTCGGGCTGGGCTACCTCGGTCGGTATTACGACAGGTCGCCCGGCGAACTCGTGCTGGCCGGGACCGCCTGGGTGGGCGTCCTGGGCCTCGCTGCTCGGGAAAGCGTCCGGTACATGTTCGGGCCGGTGTTCACCTACGAGATCGTCCGACTCGGACGCCGCTGGTTCACCTTCGCGATCCGGCTATTCTACGTCCTCTGCGTGATGGCCCTCCTGGGCATGATGTTCTTCGGCTGGCTCAAGGACATCGGGTACTTCGATGGCCGTTCGGTCGTCCGTGTCCCGCCGGGACGACTCTCGTCCTTCGCGACGAATTTCTTCTACACGTTCATCGTCGTCCAGTTTTGTGTCGTCGTCTTTCTCACACCGGCGTATGTGGCCGGGACGGTGGCGGACGAGAAGGAGCGAAAGACTCTCGAGTTCCTACTGGCGACCGACCTGCGGAACCGCGAGATCATCTTCGGCAAGCTGGCCGCCCGGGTGACAGTCCTGCTCATGTTCGTCCTGGCGGGTCTGCCGGTGATCGCTTTCTTGCAACTGTTCGGCGGGATCGACCCGGATCAGGTGCTCGCGGCGACTGCGGCCACCATCCTGACCATCCTCGGCCTGTCCGCGCTGGGGCTCGCCTTCTCGACCGCCCTCCGGCGGCCGCGGGACGCGATTACCATGACGTATCTGGCTGCGGCCCTGTTCGCGATTATTTCCTTCGCCTTACCCGCGATCGCGCGGGCCTATTTGAGCCGATCCGGGTACCCAACATTTTCCGTACTCGGGTACGAGTTGAACTATGTCGACGTGACCGATTGGTTCGGGGCCGGGAATATCTTCTATGTGGTTGTGTCGATACTCGAATTGTCGGGCGGGATGTCTCCGGCTGCGATCGGGGCGGCACTTCTGAGGTACGGCATCTTCTGGGGTTTGGCGACCGCCCTTTTACTTGGGTATTCCGTCTGGCGGCTCCGGACGGTCGCCCTCCACCAGAGTTACGGCGCGCCCCGCGGTGTCAGCGGATGGAGGGCCAGGCGGCGAGCGGCCAGGGTGCGGCCGGCGGTCGGGTCGGACCCGATCTTTTGGAAAGAAGTCCACGCCGAATCCGGGGGCTGTGGGGGGTTAGCGGGCCGGGTGATGGTGATCTTCATCATCTGTCTCGTTTTTATCTTCCCAATCGTCGGGTTCTTTGCCAAGTTCGGCGACCTCTTCGGGATTTACCGGGCGATCTTCAACGTCCCGCTCTCGTCCGAATCGTTGCAGGAACGGTGGCGGGATTTCGCTCAGGTCGTTAGTGTTTGGGTCCGGATGGCGACCGGTGGTCTGGGTTTTCTGGCGATGCTCGGTGCCGCGATTCGGGGAGCGGGCGTGGTCAGCGGCGAGCGGGACAAGGACACGTGGGTCAGTCTGATATCAACCCCGCTGACGGCCTGGGAAATACTCCGGGGCAAGTGGCTGGGCTGCCTCCTCGGGTTGCGGCCACTGTACTACGCCCTTCTGCTCACGTGGTTGCTGGCGCTGGCCGTCGGGGCGGTCAAACTACCGATGCTCGTGCTGACCGCGGTCGCCACGGCCGTATATGTTTCGGGGTTCGCGTGGGTCGGCATCTTCTGTTCGGTCGCGGCCCGCAACACGTTGATCGCGACCGTCCGGGCGCTGATCGCGTCGATCTTTCTTGCGGGCGGGTTCTGGGTGTTCTGCGGGTTGTGTTGTGCGGCCCCGATCGGACTCCTGTCTCGCTCACAGAATCCCGACTTCCTGCCAGGGGCTGCCCAATTTCTCCTCGGGTGTACCCCACCATTCGTCGCCGGCTGGCTGCCGTTGAACGGCTACCAGGACCGTGACTTGGTCCCGTTCCCGTGGGACGCCCGGCACGGCATGGGTCCGCTGGCACCGTTATTTGGGGTGTTACTCTGGGTCGGGTTCAACTTCGGGCTCTGCACGGCGGCTCTGCGTGCGTTCGAGAGCGCCACGAACCGCACCCGGAACGACCCCGCGGATTCCACTGACCGTGCGGGGGCCAAGGCAGCGGACATCCAGCGAACGCGCGAGGGCGGGTGA
- a CDS encoding NAD-dependent epimerase/dehydratase family protein → MAPPLLPPEPGSDDRPALVIGCGYLGRQVAGLWAVAGRRVCALTRGRCDELASLGLDPITGDVLEPDSLRALPSASTVLYAVGMDRRSGRSLREVYVTGLANVLAALPPCGRFVYVSSTSVYGQTDGSLVDEHSPTIAVEESGHVILDAERVLWEALPGAVVLRFAGIYGPDRLLRKQALLKGEPLVGDADKWLNLIHVADGARAVLDAEARGTPGETYLVADGTPVRRREFYSHLARLLAAPPAAFSPAESTATTETNRRVSNRKAREELGFAPRYPSYVEGLAASV, encoded by the coding sequence ATGGCACCCCCACTCTTGCCACCGGAACCCGGTTCGGACGACCGTCCCGCCCTCGTAATCGGCTGCGGCTATCTGGGCCGGCAGGTCGCCGGACTCTGGGCCGTGGCCGGCCGGCGGGTGTGCGCGTTGACCCGCGGCCGCTGCGACGAACTCGCCTCGCTCGGCCTGGACCCGATCACCGGCGACGTACTCGAGCCGGATTCCCTCCGCGCCTTACCGTCCGCCTCGACGGTGTTGTACGCGGTCGGAATGGACCGCCGGAGCGGTCGGTCCCTTCGCGAGGTGTACGTCACCGGACTGGCCAACGTCCTGGCCGCGCTCCCGCCGTGCGGGCGCTTCGTGTACGTCAGCAGCACCAGTGTATACGGCCAGACGGACGGATCGTTGGTGGACGAACACTCGCCAACAATCGCCGTCGAGGAATCCGGCCACGTCATTCTCGACGCCGAGCGCGTACTCTGGGAGGCTCTGCCCGGAGCAGTCGTTCTCCGGTTCGCCGGCATTTACGGACCGGACCGGCTACTTCGCAAACAAGCCCTTCTCAAAGGCGAGCCGCTGGTCGGTGACGCGGACAAGTGGCTGAACCTGATCCACGTCGCCGACGGTGCGCGGGCCGTGCTGGACGCCGAGGCGCGGGGAACGCCCGGGGAGACGTACCTCGTCGCGGACGGGACACCGGTCCGCCGGCGCGAGTTTTATTCCCACCTGGCTCGCCTCCTGGCCGCACCGCCTGCGGCGTTCTCCCCGGCCGAATCGACCGCTACGACTGAGACGAATCGCCGTGTGAGCAACAGGAAGGCGCGCGAAGAACTGGGGTTTGCCCCGCGGTACCCGAGTTATGTAGAAGGGCTGGCGGCGAGCGTCTGA